GATTGAATAAATTCGCTAAATAACGCTGCTTGGTCAGCGGCGCCGCCGATTGTACATGTGGTGCTGGCGGTGCCTCCAATAAATACTGGTTAAACTTCGGTCCAAACAAAGTCTGTGGTCGCAAAAACTTCCAATAATCGGTACCATACCAATCCTTGCACTTCCAATCGATCACCTGCTTGATCTGTTTGATCGTCACTTGCTGCTCAAATAATTGCGCTAGCAAAATCTGTGTTGCCGAGTCGTTACTAAATTGTTTGCCTGACTGTTGCCGCAAGTAGGCTAGGATTTTGCCGCTAGATGCCGCTAACTTAGTGCGTTGCTCCGGGGTATATTTTTGCAAAGTCAGTGGAGTGACACCAGTTAAGGCCGCTTGCTGATTTATCGAGCGCGCTTGACTTTTCTGGTCAGGTAAATCAAACTTGATCAGTCCAGTATAGTTGGCCCCAGCATCAGGTGCATAGCGCTCCCAATGACAGATCTGGTAGTGACCGTTACTAGCCGGTCGCATTAGATCGCACTGTGCCAACAAAGCCACCACCGGCGCAACGTATGAACCGCGCTCGATTTTGACCCAGCGCGCTAATTCAGTCAACGTCAACGGTTTGTCTGGATCAGTGTATAGCAACCCATTCTGCCGCAACGCGCCAGCCACGAATAACGCCTTGATCCACAGCATATAGCCAGTGTGACACTGACTACGATTAGCTAATTTTTCTAATTTAGTTAATTCCGGTAAATGTAAAAAATCATCCGGTAGTCTAAATAACGTTCGCAAACCCAGCACCTCTTTTTATTTCTTCACTTATAGATGCCGTATCAACGACCGCTTTTGTGCCACAATTTAGGCAAAAAAAATAGACCACATACAGTAAACGTTGATTTAACGCAACTGACGCGGTCTATTTTTTTAAAGTTTTTGACTAAGAATTACCGTCGATAACGATTTAAATTTTATCGTCAGTGTTGCTGACAACACTGCATCCTGTTGCCCGCAACACCCTTGACCGTTGTTGGCAACACCCAACACTGTTGCACACAACAGTCACTTTTATGACTGCTGCCGGCGTGCTTTGATCAACTCACGCGGCGGAAACCAGGCGTATTGCGCCCGTTCAGTCGCCTCATGGATCGTACTGCAACACTCATCTGTTGCGATATAACAAACATCTTCATCGTGATTAGCGAAGATAAACTGCCGAATCTGCCATGCCGACCACAGTGGTAGCCTTAATCCAGGTATCTCCGGCAAGTTAGCCGGAACAACTAAGTCAACATGACTACTAGGCAGCCACTGTTCGATCGCCCATTGCGTCAACTGGTGCGTATAAATCAGCATTGCGCGCACCTGCGCCAACTTCTTAAGTAACTTCCGCTTGCAGATATGCACCCGAACAATCACTTGCCGTTGTGTTTGCGGCTGCGTAAAAGTCACAAAGGTTGCCTTACTAGTAGTATAAATCGAATCGTACCAGCGACTGCCGATCCATGAAGTTTGCCCCCAGCTAGGTGTGCTCTCCGGTACAAACGAATTCTCCCCCGCAAAATAAAGCGGCTTCCAGCCCAATCTACGTGCTACCCAATGCCAAAATCGCGGACTCGTTAATGACCGCTCACTATACTCGCTGATCAAATCGTTAGACTTACAAGTGGTCAAGATGCAACGCCCATTGATCCCGATCATAGCCGTATAGTATCGCTTACCTTCCATATTAACCGCATGCGCTAAGCTAGCGACATAAACCGTATCAGGTCTTATCACAAATTCATCACTCAACTCAACCAGATCTAACCGCGATTCGATCTGCTCCAAATCAAAATACGGTACGTCGTCGTTAATAAACTTGGGTTTTCGAACTAACATTTTTTAACCCCTTTAAATATCGACGATAATAATTAGCTACATTAATAGCATAAACGACAAAGGTAAACCAGTGCATGAGGAAGCGCTTATTTTTTAATGAAAATATTATTAAGCTTACATTAAAAAAGCTAAGTTAGCACCACCAAAGGCTTTTGCATCAAGAAAGCGTTTTATTTTTATTCGTAAATTCGCCTTTTTTGTCGTTTGCGTACTGCGGGGGTTGACCAGTATGCTTATAGCGTCCTAGACGTCTGGGATCACTACAGAAAAGGTTGTGATCCAATGACAAATCAATTGATCAACACCGCATTTAACGCTGCACTCGCCGATAAAAAGCTGATTTTCGGCGTCTTAAAAAAACTCAACATCACCCGACAGAATCCTGATTTTGACGACTATTTTCAAGAATGCATCCTGGCTTATGTCGACGCGTATTGCCGCTATGCCGAAAATGGCGCCAGCCTTGATCGCCACACTTATCTCTACATCAAACTGCGCCAACGCGTGATTGACTTACTACGCAAACACGACTGTTACCAACGCTACTTCGGCCACACCGCGCCCGATGACCGCAGTAGCGACACCGAACACAGTCTATACCAAGCACTACTCTTGCAGCAACTACTAACTGAACTCCCGCTAACCGAAAACCAATTATTCCGCCTACTTTACCTGCAAGATGACTCGATCACCGAGATCTGCCAACAATTAAAAATTAGTCGCCGCACCGTTTACCGCCGCCGAACTAAGTTATTGGCAAAGTTACAGCAATTATTGTAACGATTGATTTCAGTTACCATGTTCTCAACCAATCTAGACTAAACGCGCCTAAAAAAGCAGATTACTGCGCCTTTTTAGATACCCTGTAGAAAAAAGGTGGCACAAATCGGCCCGCTCATACGGCATCTATAAGTGAAGGGTAAAATAGCGGCCGCTGATTTTCCCCCCTTCAAAAACTGGCGCCTACCACTAAGTTACTCATTAACGATAGAGTAGCGCAGCCATAAACTTAAGGAGGTCATCCCATGGCTATTTTGAAAACAGACTTGCAGATCAAAACCGTCGGCGACAACATCGACGGCGAAGCGACACACAAGTTCGTCAACGTCAAAGAAGGCACCACGACTGAACAATTGGATAAATTCGGTAAGACCATCGCTGAACTAGCCAACGAAGGCTACAGCGCCGCCGTCACTGTTGTGTATGATCGACACGACTACGCAGGTTAGAGTGCGTTGAAAAAGCGCTCAGATTATGGCCTATAGCCTAGCTGGACGATAAGAGACACGCAAGTAGCTCGTTCGAACAGCGTAGCTATACGGAATAAGCTGTTTTTTCGACCACGTTTCGGCTAGAGTGATAAATTAGGCGCTCAGGATTTGAGCATCAGCCTACTACTCCACAAAAGTAGTTGATTATTAGCAAAAACCGCTAATAATCTTTGATGTTACGGGCGTTGACCATTCTTGTGGCAAAATTCGTGCCGCAAGAAACATGGCAGTTGGGTGATAAGAGACACGTAGTGACTCGTTCACACAACGTAGCTAGTCGCAGAAACCTGCACCATTTAGCATGTTTCCACCACCCTTGAGTAACGCGCACCACCCTCATTTTCGCCGCCAAGCGTACGCCCCAACGCCAAATTGCGGAAATGCCGCACCACTAAATTATCTACTACTACACCCAATCCACCACAGAGAGGAGCATTCCCATGAAACAACTTGATATGGAGTTCAAGAACGAAATCGGCAAAACGAAACACATGCGCCTGAACTACGCTTCCCAGACCTTGGACGAAACCACGGTCAAAACAGCGATGCAAACGATCGCCGATTTGAAGATGTTTGAGTTGGAAGCTGTCAACCCGTACGCAACGCCGATCAAGGCGCAGTATATTGAACGGACAGTAACACCAATTTTTGGCGGTGAAGCAGAGGCTGTAGAACCAGTAGCCGACGCTGAATAAACACCGAATACGCCAAACAGCCACACTCAATCAAAAGTGTGGCTGTTTGGCGTTATTTCATTTCAATTTAATAATTCGTAATACTATCGATCGCACGTTGCCGTAATAATTCGATCATTGCCGAACTAACATCCATGACTACTTGATCAGCACCCACAAATTATCAGGCCAACGACTATCCTGTCTACTTATGATCGGCATCATAATAATCAACGCTGATCCTTGACCATCAGATTCTCCCTCACCCCAGCAATGCTAGCAAAGACTCCTGTTCAATCGCCAGTGTTTCCGGTATCTGCTGCCAAAAAGTCTGCGCAGAACGTTCAAAATTAAGCAGATCTAGCTCGTTAATTAATAACGCGGCCTGATTTGTATAGACCGACGTGAAGACATCCAGATGACTACTGAGACTATTACCAGAAAAGTCCAATGGGTCAGCTTGACTACGAAAAAAATCGGGTCGTAATTGCTGCAATTTTTGGACAGCACGCTCATTACCTGACTTAATAGTTTCAGCCAAGTAATAAAGCTGCTGCATCTCAGCAACATTCATTGTTTTAGCCACATCAGCGGATAGAAACATCCCAAAAAGTCGCACGACGGTTCGATAATTTAGATTCTGGCTAGGTAATTGCTGCCGCTTCAAGTTATCTTGCAAAAAAGTATATATCTGATTACGCAATTGCTGCGCTAGCATCAAAATATGGGTATAAAGATGCATCGTTATCTCACTATCTACTAAATCAGCCGGATATTGTTCTATTAGCGACGGCTGGTCGATCTTGGTTTTAAAATAAAACCGCTTAACTTCTGTCAGCTGCGCACAATAATCATCTTTCTGATCGACCCAAAAATAAAATTTTACCGTCTCCATATCGCTAATCCCCATACTCAATATAGTCACTTTATTAGCAGTGAAATACTCATTTCTAAACATAAAGTTGCTTTAATAATACACAATGTATAGGTAATTTACAAAATAAATTTAGCTTTTTGATATTTAATTAAAGTAAGGTCGCATATCACCTTGATAGCAATAAAACCACCACTACATAACACGACCAATTTGAGCTATTATCAGCGCTAGAACGGATACGCGCTCAAGATGAGCATGTAAAACAGGCTAAAAAGTATACAGGCGATTGGGTGATAGATGTTAAAAGATCAAGACGACTATACTAATGTTGGCCGATCGTCTGTCTTTGTTGGACGATTTGCTGGCACTGCCGGACGAAAACTTGGCAGAAGGTACGGCTGCTTGACCGTCATCAGCTAGATTGTTTTAGTCTTTCGCACTATGGGGCCTATTTCTTCGCAAACCATGGCCTATTAGATTGCATTATGTGGCCTATGATGATGCTTTCTTCTATGTTACAATTCAATAAAGCGCTTACTTCGATTATTGGGGATTATAACTAATGAACTCAGATACTTGGTTTGATAACTACGT
This is a stretch of genomic DNA from Loigolactobacillus coryniformis subsp. coryniformis KCTC 3167 = DSM 20001. It encodes these proteins:
- a CDS encoding conserved phage C-terminal domain-containing protein, encoding MRTLFRLPDDFLHLPELTKLEKLANRSQCHTGYMLWIKALFVAGALRQNGLLYTDPDKPLTLTELARWVKIERGSYVAPVVALLAQCDLMRPASNGHYQICHWERYAPDAGANYTGLIKFDLPDQKSQARSINQQAALTGVTPLTLQKYTPEQRTKLAASSGKILAYLRQQSGKQFSNDSATQILLAQLFEQQVTIKQIKQVIDWKCKDWYGTDYWKFLRPQTLFGPKFNQYLLEAPPAPHVQSAAPLTKQRYLANLFNLCCGDVTQVVARAAEESVSTTIAEVEEIGHAIGH
- a CDS encoding sigma-70 family RNA polymerase sigma factor, whose protein sequence is MTNQLINTAFNAALADKKLIFGVLKKLNITRQNPDFDDYFQECILAYVDAYCRYAENGASLDRHTYLYIKLRQRVIDLLRKHDCYQRYFGHTAPDDRSSDTEHSLYQALLLQQLLTELPLTENQLFRLLYLQDDSITEICQQLKISRRTVYRRRTKLLAKLQQLL
- a CDS encoding DUF2922 domain-containing protein, with the translated sequence MKQLDMEFKNEIGKTKHMRLNYASQTLDETTVKTAMQTIADLKMFELEAVNPYATPIKAQYIERTVTPIFGGEAEAVEPVADAE